A window from Triticum aestivum cultivar Chinese Spring chromosome 6D, IWGSC CS RefSeq v2.1, whole genome shotgun sequence encodes these proteins:
- the LOC123144600 gene encoding NAP1-related protein 2, which translates to MTAPADKGKKAKTDTDVGEENEQIDGALVLSIERLQEIQDELEKVNEEASDKVLEVEQKYSEIRRPVYLRRCDIIKTIPDFWLTAFLSHPLLSELLTEEDQKMFKYLESVDVDDSKDVKSGYSITLNFSENPYFEDRKLTKSYAFADDGTTTINATSIKWKEGMEINGNAIKKKGSKRPLVEESFFTWFTDTEHKSLADGVQDEVAEIIKEDLWPNPLKYFNNEVEEFEGDDEDEEGSDGEDAEEDEDEEN; encoded by the exons ATGACGGCGCCGGCGGACAAGGGGAAGAAGGCCAAGACCGATACCGAcgtcggcgaggagaacgagcagATCGACGGTGccctcgtcctctccatcgagagGCTCCAGGAGATCCAGGACGAGCTCGAGAAG gttaatgaagaagcaagtgATAAGGTTTTGGAGGTTGAGCAGAAGTACAGTGAGATTCGCAGACCTGTCTATCTTCGGAGGTGTGACATCATCAAAACAATTCCAGACTTTTGGCTGACAGCG TTTCTAAGTCATCCTCTTCTCAGTGAGCTTTTGACTGAAGAGGATCAAAAG ATGTTCAAGTACTTGGAATCTGTTGATGTTGATGACTCTAAAGATGTCAAGTCAGGCTACTCCATCACTCTT AACTTCTCTGAGAATCCGTACTTTGAAGACAGAAAGCTTACCAAGTCATATGCCTTTGCTGATGATGGAACAACCACAATAAATGCCACTTCCATTAAGTGGAAGGAGGGAATG GAAATTAATGGGAATGCCATTAAGAAGAAAGGAAGCAAGCGTCCATTGGTTGAAGAAAG TTTCTTCACCTGGTTCACTGATACAGAGCACAAGAGCCTTGCTGATGGGGTGCAAGATGAG GTGGCAGAGATCATCAAAGAAGAtttgtggccgaacccattgaaaTATTTCAACAAT GAGGTTGAAGAGTTTGAAGGAGATGACGAGGATGAAGAG GGATCTGATGGGGAGGATGCtgaggaggatgaggacgaggagaaCTGA